CAACAATAACAAACTCGCCTTTGGGTTTATTTTCCGTAAAGTACGATTTAAGTTCCTTGAGTGTGCCTCTGCGGGTTTCTTCAAATTTTTTTGTAAGCTCTCTCGAAACGCTTGCCGGTCTGTCTTCTCCCATAACTTCGCAAAGTTGCTCTAAGGTTTTTAAAACTCTATAAGGCGATTCGTACAATACAAATGTGCAGTTTAATTCTTTTAAGAAATTCAACCTTGTATTACGACCTTTTTTATGCGGTAAAAATCCTTCAAAGTAAAATTTATCGGTAGGAAAGCCCGAATTTACAAGAGCCAAAAGAAAAGCCGAAGCTCCCGGAAGCGTATTAACCTCAATGCCGTTGTTTATACATTCTCTTACAAGCAGAAAGCCCGGGTCGGAAATGCCGGGAGTACCTGCA
This region of Lentimicrobiaceae bacterium genomic DNA includes:
- a CDS encoding rRNA small subunit methyltransferase 1, whose protein sequence is AGTPGISDPGFLLVRECINNGIEVNTLPGASAFLLALVNSGFPTDKFYFEGFLPHKKGRNTRLNFLKELNCTFVLYESPYRVLKTLEQLCEVMGEDRPASVSRELTKKFEETRRGTLKELKSYFTENKPKGEFVIVVKGV